A genomic window from Glycine soja cultivar W05 chromosome 10, ASM419377v2, whole genome shotgun sequence includes:
- the LOC114371952 gene encoding ABC transporter B family member 1-like, producing MSQNSEEIKTLEQWRWSEMQGIELVSSSATVSNSHESNPALEKKREERVIMEEVSSVAKKEEGVPNGVGGEKKKDGSVASVGFGELFRFSDGLDYILMAIGTVGAFVHGCSLPLFLRFFADLVNSFGSNANDLDKMTQEVVKYAFYFLVVGAAIWASSWAEISCWMWTGERQSTRMRIRYLEAALDQDIQFFDTEVRTSDVVFAINTDAVMVQDAISEKLGNFIHYMATFVSGFVVGFTAVWQLALVTLAVVPIIAVIGGIHTTTLAKLSSKSQEALSQAGNIVEQTVVQIRVVLAFVGETRALQGYSSALRIAQKIGYRTGFAKGMGLGATYFVVFCCYALLLWYGGYLVRHHYTNGGLAIATMFSVMIGGLALGQSAPSMAAFTKARVAAAKIFRVIDHKPVIDRRSESGLELESVTGLVELRNVDFSYPSRPEVLILNNFSLNVPAGKTIALVGSSGSGKSTVVSLIERFYDPSSGQVLLDGNDVKSFKLRWLRQQIGLVSQEPALFATTIRENILLGRPDANQVEIEEAARVANAHSFIIKLPEGYETQVGERGLQLSGGQKQRIAIARAMLKNPAILLLDEATSALDSESEKLVQEALDRFMIGRTTLVIAHRLSTIRKADLVAVLQQGSVTEIGTHDELFAKGENGVYAKLIRMQEMAHETSMNNARKSSARPSSARNSVSSPIITRNSSYGRSPYSRRLSDFSTSDFSLSLDASHPNYRLEKLAFKDQASSFWRLAKMNSPEWLYALIGSIGSVVCGSLSAFFAYVLSAVLSVYYNPNHRHMIREIEKYCYLLIGLSSAALLFNTLQHSFWDIVGENLTKRVREKMLAAVLKNEMAWFDQEENESARIAARLSLDANNVRSAIGDRISVIVQNTALMLVACTAGFVLQWRLALVLVAVFPVVVAATVLQKMFMTGFSGDLEAAHAKATQLAGEAIANVRTVAAFNSEKKIVGLFTSNLETPLRRCFWKGQISGSGYGIAQFALYASYALGLWYASWLVKHGISDFSNTIRVFMVLMVSANGAAETLTLAPDFIKGGRAMRSVFDLLDRITEIEPDDPDATPVPDRLRGEVELKHVDFSYPTRPDMSVFRDLSLRARAGKTLALVGPSGCGKSSVIALIQRFYDPTSGRVMIDGKDIRKYNLKSLRRHIAVVPQEPCLFATSIYENIAYGHDSASEAEIIEAATLANAHKFISSLPDGYKTFVGERGVQLSGGQKQRIAIARAFVRKAELMLLDEATSALDAESERSVQEALDRACSGKTTIIVAHRLSTIRNANLIAVIDDGKVAEQGSHSLLLKNYPDGIYARMIQLQRFTNNQVIGMASGSSSSARPKDDEREG from the exons ATGTCACAGAATTCTGAGGAGATAAAGACACTTGAGCAGTGGAGATGGTCTGAAATGCAGGGCATtgagcttgtgtcttcttctgCTACTGTTTCTAACTCACATGAATCCAACCCAGCattggaaaagaaaagagaagaaagggtAATAATGGAGGAGGTTTCTTCAGTGGCAAAGAAAGAGGAGGGTGTTCCTAATGGTGTTGGtggggagaagaagaaggatggGAGTGTTGCTTCTGTTGGGTTTGGTGAGCTTTTCAGATTTTCTGATGGGTTGGATTACATTCTAATGGCAATTGGAACGGTTGGAGCATTTGTACATGGCTGTTCCCTGCCACTCTTTCTTCGTTTCTTTGCTGATCTTGTGAATTCCTTTGGTTCCAATGCGAATGACTTGGACAAGATGACTCAGGAAGTGGTGAAG TATGCGTTTTACTTCTTGGTGGTGGGGGCTGCCATATGGGCATCCTCATGGGCAG aGATTTCGTGTTGGATGTGGACAGGTGAACGGCAATCAACGAGGATGAGGATCAGGTATCTGGAAGCAGCGTTGGACCAGGACATTCAATTCTTTGACACCGAGGTTCGAACATCCGATGTTGTTTTTGCCATCAACACTGATGCTGTTATGGTACAAGATGCCATTAGCGAGAAG TTGGGTAATTTCATTCACTACATGGCTACATTTGTTTCTGGCTTTGTTGTGGGTTTCACTGCGGTTTGGCAATTGGCACTGGTTACCCTTGCCGTGGTTCCTATAATAGCAGTAATTGGAGGCATTCACACCACCACCTTGGCCAAGCTATCTAGTAAAAGCCAAGAAGCTCTTTCTCAAGCTGGTAACATTGTGGAACAG ACTGTTGTTCAAATTCGAGTGGTGTTGGCGTTTGTTGGGGAGACAAGAGCACTACAGGGCTATTCATCTGCATTGAGGATTGCACAGAAGATTGGGTACAGGACTGGATTTGCAAAGGGAATGGGATTAGGGGCCACTTACTTTGTTGTTTTCTGTTGCTATGCTCTTTTGCTTTGGTATGGAGGTTATTTGGTTCGGCACCACTACACCAATGGAGGACTTGCCATTGCCACCATGTTTTCTGTTATGATTGGTGGATT GGCTTTAGGCCAGTCTGCACCCAGCATGGCAGCATTTACAAAGGCAAGAGTTGCTGCTGCAAAGATTTTTCGCGTGATTGATCACAAGCCGGTTATAGACAGAAGGAGTGAATCAGGTTTGGAGTTAGAGAGTGTTACAGGACTAGTAGAGCTGAGAAATGTGGACTTTTCATACCCCTCAAGGCCAGAGGTTCTGATCCTCAACAATTTCTCCTTGAATGTGCCTGCTGGCAAGACCATTGCTTTGGTTGGAAGCAGTGGCTCAGGCAAAAGCACAGTTGTTTCCCTCATTGAGAGATTCTATGATCCTTCTTCTG GACAAGTGTTGCTAGATGGGAATGATGTTAAGTCATTTAAGCTTAGATGGTTGAGACAGCAAATAGGACTAGTGAGTCAAGAGCCCGCTTTGTTTGCTACCACAATCCGAGAAAACATACTCTTGGGTAGGCCTGATGCAAACCAGGTTGAGATTGAAGAAGCTGCAAGAGTGGCTAATGCTCACTCTTTCATCATCAAACTTCCCGAAGGCTATGAAACTCAG GTAGGGGAGAGAGGGCTGCAACTTTCAGGAGGACAAAAGCAGAGAATAGCAATTGCAAGGGCAATGCTGAAAAACCCAGCAATTCTTCTCCTAGATGAGGCAACAAGTGCATTGGACTCCGAGTCAGAAAAGCTGGTTCAGGAGGCCCTTGATCGGTTCATGATTGGTAGAACAACTCTTGTAATTGCTCATCGACTCTCCACGATTCGCAAAGCTGACCTTGTGGCTGTGCTTCAGCAAGGAAGTGTTACTGAAATTGGAACTCATGATGAGCTCTTTGCTAAAGGAGAAAATGGAGTCTATGCTAAGCTTATCCGGATGCAGGAGATGGCACATGAAACTTCTATGAATAATGCAAGAAAGAGTAGTGCAAG GCCTTCAAGTGCCAGAAACTCTGTAAGCTCACCCATAATTACACGGAATTCTTCTTATGGCCGATCACCGTACTCGAGGAGACTATCTGACTTCTCTACATCTGATTTTAGCCTGTCCCTTGATGCATCACATCCAAATTACAGGCTTGAAAAGCTTGCCTTCAAAGACCAAGCTAGTTCCTTCTGGCGACTCGCAAAAATGAACTCTCCTGAATGGCTTTATGCCTTAATTGGTTCTATAGGATCTGTTGTTTGTGGATCCCTTAGTGCATTCTTTGCTTATGTTCTTAGTGCTGTCCTCAGTGTCTATTACAATCCAAACCACAGACACATGATCCGAGAAATTGAAAAGTACTGCTACTTGTTGATTGGACTATCTTCAGCTGCACTCCTCTTCAACACATTGCAGCACTCCTTCTGGGATATTGTCGGTGAAAATCTTACAAAACGAGTGAGGGAGAAAATGTTGGCTGCAGTGCTTAAAAATGAAATGGCATGGTTTGATCAGGAGGAAAATGAGAGTGCTAGGATTGCAGCAAGGCTATCTCTTGATGCCAACAATGTCAGATCAGCCATTGGAGATAGGATTTCAGTAATTGTGCAGAACACTGCACTTATGCTAGTTGCCTGTACTGCAGGGTTTGTACTACAATGGCGCCTTGCCCTTGTACTAGTAGCCGTCTTCCCTGTTGTTGTTGCAGCCACAGTTTTGCAG AAAATGTTCATGACTGGTTTCTCTGGTGACTTGGAAGCTGCTCATGCCAAGGCCACACAACTAGCAGGAGAGGCTATAGCCAATGTAAGGACAGTTGCTGCTTTCAATtcagaaaagaaaattgttggCCTTTTCACTTCCAACCTTGAAACTCCACTGCGGCGCTGCTTTTGGAAGGGACAAATTTCTGGAAGTGGATATGGGATAGCTCAGTTTGCACTCTATGCTTCCTATGCACTTGGTCTTTGGTATGCTTCTTGGCTTGTGAAGCATGGTATATCTGATTTCTCTAACACAATCCGAGTTTTTATGGTACTCATGGTCTCAGCTAATGGTGCTGCTGAAACTTTAACCCTGGCTCCTGACTTCATCAAGGGTGGTCGCGCCATGAGATCAGTCTTTGATCTTCTTGACCGAATAACTGAGATTGAGCCAGATGATCCAGATGCTACCCCTGTCCCTGATCGCCTTCGCGGTGAAGTAGAACTTAAGCATGTTGATTTCTCTTATCCAACTAGACCAGATATGTCAGTTTTTCGCGACCTTAGTCTTCGTGCTAGGGCAGGCAAAACTCTTGCCCTTGTAGGGCCTAGTGGCTGTGGTAAGAGCTCAGTCATTGCACTTATACAAAGGTTCTATGATCCAACATCCGGCCGGGTCATGATTGATGGAAAGGACATAAGGAAATACAATCTCAAGTCTCTTAGAAGGCACATTGCTGTGGTACCTCAGGAGCCATGCCTATTTGCTACTTCTATTTATGAGAACATTGCTTATGGACATGACTCAGCTTCTGAAGCTGAGATCATAGAGGCTGCAACTCTTGCCAATGCTCACAAGTTCATATCTTCTCTGCCTGATGGATACAAGACATTTGTTGGTGAGAGGGGAGTTCAACTATCTGGAGGACAAAAGCAAAGAATAGCAATTGCTAGAGCTTTTGTGAGGAAGGCAGAACTTATGCTTCTTGATGAGGCAACAAGTGCACTTGATGCTGAATCTGAGAGGTCTGTTCAGGAGGCGTTAGACCGTGCCTGCTCGGGAAAAACTACTATCATTGTTGCACACAGGCTATCAACTATTAGGAATGCTAATCTCATTGCAGTGATTGATGATGGGAAGGTGGCAGAGCAAGGCTCCCATTCACTGTTGTTAAAAAATTACCCTGATGGGATCTATGCACGCATGATTCAATTACAAAGGTTCACAAATAACCAAGTCATTGGGATGGCCTCAGGTTCAAGTTCTTCTGCAAGGCCAAAAGATGATGAAAGAGAAGGCTAA